Below is a genomic region from Glaciihabitans sp. INWT7.
CTGCGGGCGGAAGGACGCCGTCGAGCGGGAGATCCGGCGAATCCGTGGCGCTGAAGCCGCTGAAGACGGGCGTCAGCCTGTCGAGGGCACGCTCGCTCAGCGCGAGGAAGCCGGTGCCCCACCCTGCCCGCGCCCATTTCTGACCGCCGCTGGCGATCACATCCGCCACCTCGTAGGGCGCGTCGACCACGCTGAATCCCTGCATCGCGTCCACGATGAGCAGGCGATCGCCGATCACCTGTCGAATGCCCTCGATGTCCGCGAGATAGCCGGTGCGGAAGTCGACCAGGCTCACCGCGACCGCGACGATGCCCGGGGTGAGCCTGTCCCGGATCACGCCCGGGGTCACCGGACCGCCGGCGGTATCGAGCCAGTGCGGCGCGAGCACCGAGAGCGAGTCGGCCGCGCGCACCGCAGCGAACGGGAGGGACGGGAATTCCGCCGGCGAGAGCAACACTCCCCCGGTGATCCCGAACATCGCGTGCATCAGACCCGAGCTGGTATTGGGTTGGAAGACGACCTGGTCGGAGGAGAAACCGATCAGCTGTCCGACCGCCTCGCGCACGCGCCGGTCCTGGTCCTCGAGGCTCGCCAGGCTGCCGAAGCGCGACCGGCGCAGCAGCTCGACCTGGGCCTGCTCTTCTTCGATCGCTGCACGGCCGAGGGGCCCGACCGAGGCGAAATTGAAGTAGCCGGGCTCTTCGGTGAAACCGGAGACGAAGTCATCGATGGTCATCGGGGATCACTAACTGCCGAAGCGGCGCTGGCGTCGGGCGTAGTCGCGGAGGGCCCGCAAGAAGTCGACCTCGCGCAGGTCGGGCCCGAGCGCCTCCACGAAATAGAACTCGCTGTGGGCGCTCTGCCAGAGCATGAAGTCGCTGAGACGCTGTTCCCCCGAGGTGCGGATGACGAGGTCCGGATCGGGCTGGCCGCCGGTGTACAGGTGGTCGCCGATGAGCTCCGGAGTGAGGATCTCCGCGAGGGCATCGAGGGTGCCGCCGTCTTCCTCATGCTTGGTCACGATGCTGCGCATCGCATCCGCGATCTCCCGGCGACCGCCGTAGCCGACCGCGAGGTTGATGTGCATGCCGGTGTTCGATGCGGTGCGGGCCTCGGCATTCTTCAGTGCCTCGATGAGGTGCTGCGGAAGGCCGTCGGCGGACCCCACGTGCTGCACCCTCCAGTCACGGAAGTGCGAGAGGTCTTCTGCCAGGTCCGCGATGATCTGCAGCAGCTCATCCAGTTCGGCGGTAGTCCGGCCGGTGAGATTGTCGGTGGACAGCAGGTAGAGGGTCGCCGTGGCGATTCCGAGGTCATCACACCACACCAGGAACTCACGGAACTTCGCGGCTCCGGCACGGTGCCCGTGGGCCGCGGTCTCGAGCAACCGTTGGCGCGCCCACCGCCGGTTGCCGTCGAGGATCATCGCGATGTGCTTCGGCCGTTCCTGGGTGGCGAGGAAGCGTCGGATCCGGTTCTGGTAAAGGCCGTAGAGGATGCCTCGTCCGAGGGGAACTTCCCGCTGTGCCACACCAATACGCTAGTGCACGAGCATGCGACTCCTCCCATCTCGCGGGCATCGGGCGTCACTAAACTGTGGCCTCATGGCAACGGAATCGGATCAGGGACCTTTCGACTCTGCGGTGGATGCCGAAGACGACGGGCCCGACCTTCCCAACATCCCTCTCTTGGACGATGCGCTCACAAATCGCGCGGCGCTGCTCGAGCGCAAGCCCACCTGGCGGGGGTGGATCCACACGGCCACTTTCCCGGTCGCGATCGTGCTCGGTGTGGTGCTGATCGTGCGGGCCGACGGCGTGCCGGCCAAGGTGTCGAGCTCCGTCTTCGTGCTGTCGTCGCTGCTGCTGTTCGGGGTCTCCGCGCTCTATCACCGCATCAATTGGAGTGACCGCAAGAAACGGCTGCTCAAGCGCATGGACCACGCCAACATCTTCCTGCTGATCGCCGGGTCGTATACCCCGATCACCGTGCTGGCCCTCCCCCACGACAAGTCGGTGCTCTTGCTCTGGCTGGTCTGGATCGGTGCCGGCCTCGGAATCGGATTCCGCATCTTCTGGATCGGCGCACCGCGCTGGCTCTACGTGCCGCTCTATCTGTTGCTCGGCTACGCCGCGCTCGCCTTCATCGTCGACTTCTTCCAGGCCAACGCCGTGATGATGACCCTCATCCTGCTCGGCGGTGTCTTCTACACGATCGGCGCGGTGATCTACGGCTTCAAGCGTCCGAACCCCGTGCCCGGAGTCTTCGGATTCCATGAGATCTTCCACGCGCTCACACTGCTCGCGTACCTCTGCCACTGGACCGCCATCTTCCTGGTGGCCACGAACCCGCCGGTCTTCTAGAGCGGTTGGGCTGGGTCCAGATGCCGGCCCCTGAAGAAGCTGGCGATCTTCAGGAGCTGGTGGGAGGCTGCTCCGACGCGGCGGCATCCCGCTCGGCCTCGAGCTGCTCGCGGATCTCGCCGCGGTAGCGCACCCGGCGCACGCGGCGCACCATGTCGATGCAGAGGGCCACCACTGCGGCGGCGACGAGAAACGTCGCGGCGAAGCCGACCCAGGTCGGGGTGACCGAATTCTCGTCGAAGTTCGGCTGTGGAGTCGGTGTCGATGCGAGCATCACGATCGCGGTGTACACGCCGTTCATGCGCCGGCCTCCTCGGCGGGGATCCCGGCGAACAGGTCGGTCTCGGGCAGCGGGGATTCCACGAGCGACAGAGCGAGCTGGAAGTCTTCGAACGGCCACGCCTGCCGCTGCAGGTCGTTGGGCCAGAAGAAGAACGCGCTGTCGGGGGCGACCTGGCTGGCGTGGGCACGCAACGCCGTGTCCCGTGCGTCGAAGAAGTCGCCGACGGGCACCTGGGTGGTCGTGAGGACGGGGCGATCCTTCATCCGCTCCCGAAACTCCTGCATCTGGGCGAGCTGCGGCGTCTCCGGGGCATTCACGAGCAGGAACTGGTACATCGCCTCGATGCGCGGCGCGTTGAAGATACGGTCGAAGTAGACCTTGGAGATCTGCCACGGTTCGCCGGCATCCGGGTACCGCGACGCATCCGCCGCGGCCTCGTAGGCATACAGCGAGATGTCGTGCGTGCGGATGTGGTCGGGGTGAGGGTAGCCGCCCGTCTCGTCGTAGGTCACGAGCACCTGCGGCCGGAACTCGCGGATGATCTTCACGAGAGGCTCGGCAGAGATCTCGAGCGGGATGAGCGCGAAGGAGTTTGCGGGAACCGGCTCGTCGTTCTCGGGCAGCCCGGAGTCCTGGTAGCCCAGCCAGCGGTGTTCGAAGCCGATCGCTGCCTGGGCGTTGGCCATCTCGATACGACGCAGGCCGGCCATGTCGCGGTTCGCCATCGCCGTGGACTCGAGGGCTTCGTTCTGGATGTC
It encodes:
- a CDS encoding isoprenyl transferase; the protein is MAQREVPLGRGILYGLYQNRIRRFLATQERPKHIAMILDGNRRWARQRLLETAAHGHRAGAAKFREFLVWCDDLGIATATLYLLSTDNLTGRTTAELDELLQIIADLAEDLSHFRDWRVQHVGSADGLPQHLIEALKNAEARTASNTGMHINLAVGYGGRREIADAMRSIVTKHEEDGGTLDALAEILTPELIGDHLYTGGQPDPDLVIRTSGEQRLSDFMLWQSAHSEFYFVEALGPDLREVDFLRALRDYARRQRRFGS
- a CDS encoding hemolysin III family protein, with translation MATESDQGPFDSAVDAEDDGPDLPNIPLLDDALTNRAALLERKPTWRGWIHTATFPVAIVLGVVLIVRADGVPAKVSSSVFVLSSLLLFGVSALYHRINWSDRKKRLLKRMDHANIFLLIAGSYTPITVLALPHDKSVLLLWLVWIGAGLGIGFRIFWIGAPRWLYVPLYLLLGYAALAFIVDFFQANAVMMTLILLGGVFYTIGAVIYGFKRPNPVPGVFGFHEIFHALTLLAYLCHWTAIFLVATNPPVF
- a CDS encoding aminotransferase class V-fold PLP-dependent enzyme — translated: MTIDDFVSGFTEEPGYFNFASVGPLGRAAIEEEQAQVELLRRSRFGSLASLEDQDRRVREAVGQLIGFSSDQVVFQPNTSSGLMHAMFGITGGVLLSPAEFPSLPFAAVRAADSLSVLAPHWLDTAGGPVTPGVIRDRLTPGIVAVAVSLVDFRTGYLADIEGIRQVIGDRLLIVDAMQGFSVVDAPYEVADVIASGGQKWARAGWGTGFLALSERALDRLTPVFSGFSATDSPDLPLDGVLPPAGGAGAYSVSNPSPIDQARFAAALEEIGAVGVPAIRARLAEKVSRVIDLADEYAVPVASSRAENERAGIVVLEPAADQLTMLTASLFNHGISVTVRGGTVRLSPHVSTDEDSFDALRGAFTSYASAITV
- the mca gene encoding mycothiol conjugate amidase Mca is translated as MTQRLLAVHAHPDDESSKGAATYAHYRSIGTEVLVVSCTGGERGDIQNEALESTAMANRDMAGLRRIEMANAQAAIGFEHRWLGYQDSGLPENDEPVPANSFALIPLEISAEPLVKIIREFRPQVLVTYDETGGYPHPDHIRTHDISLYAYEAAADASRYPDAGEPWQISKVYFDRIFNAPRIEAMYQFLLVNAPETPQLAQMQEFRERMKDRPVLTTTQVPVGDFFDARDTALRAHASQVAPDSAFFFWPNDLQRQAWPFEDFQLALSLVESPLPETDLFAGIPAEEAGA